One Curtobacterium sp. BH-2-1-1 genomic region harbors:
- a CDS encoding glutamate synthase subunit beta, producing the protein MADPKGFLKVQERELPARRPVPVRLMDWKEVYEQQESGALKRQAGRCMDCGVPFCHQGCPLGNLIPEWNDLTWRGEGRQAIERLHATNNFPEFTGRLCPAPCEASCVLGINQPPVTIKQVEVSIIDEAFQNGWVAPHPPERLTGKTVAVVGSGPAGLAAAQQLTRAGHTVAVYERDDRIGGLLRYGIPDFKMEKRQIDARLAQMQAEGTRFRAGVEIGRDITWDDLKSRYDAVVVATGATVPRDLPIPGRDLAGVHFAMDYLVQQNKANAGTTVDNQVTAEGKHVVVIGGGDTGADCIGTAHRQGALSVTNLAIGKQPPLERPSEQPWPMFPTVFEVTSAHEEGGERHYLASTVEFLANEAGEVRALRVAETEYLDGRRVPKAGSEREIPADLVLVAMGFTGPETDTLAPQLGLPVTVSGAVARQADYTTNEPGVFVAGDAGRGQSLIVWAIAEGRAAAAKVDEYLEGSTILPAPVKATDRAISV; encoded by the coding sequence GTGGCTGACCCCAAGGGATTCCTGAAGGTCCAGGAGCGCGAGCTCCCGGCCCGACGACCCGTACCCGTGCGGCTCATGGACTGGAAAGAGGTCTACGAGCAGCAGGAGTCCGGCGCGCTCAAGCGACAGGCCGGACGCTGCATGGACTGCGGCGTCCCGTTCTGCCACCAGGGGTGCCCGCTCGGCAACCTCATCCCCGAGTGGAACGACCTCACCTGGCGCGGCGAGGGCCGGCAGGCGATCGAGCGACTCCACGCGACGAACAACTTCCCGGAGTTCACGGGTCGGCTCTGCCCGGCACCGTGCGAGGCGTCCTGCGTGCTCGGCATCAACCAGCCGCCGGTGACGATCAAGCAGGTCGAGGTCTCGATCATCGACGAGGCGTTCCAGAACGGCTGGGTCGCGCCCCACCCGCCGGAGCGCCTGACCGGCAAGACCGTCGCGGTGGTCGGGTCCGGTCCTGCCGGGCTCGCCGCCGCACAGCAGCTGACCCGCGCCGGCCACACCGTCGCGGTGTACGAGCGCGACGACCGCATCGGTGGTCTGCTCCGCTACGGCATCCCGGACTTCAAGATGGAGAAGCGTCAGATCGACGCGCGGCTCGCCCAGATGCAGGCCGAGGGCACCCGCTTCCGTGCGGGCGTCGAGATCGGGCGCGACATCACCTGGGACGACCTGAAGTCCCGGTACGACGCGGTCGTCGTCGCCACCGGCGCCACGGTCCCGCGCGACCTGCCGATCCCGGGGCGCGACCTCGCCGGCGTGCACTTCGCGATGGACTACCTCGTGCAGCAGAACAAGGCGAACGCCGGCACGACCGTCGACAACCAGGTCACGGCCGAGGGCAAGCACGTCGTCGTCATCGGCGGCGGCGACACCGGTGCGGACTGCATCGGGACCGCCCACCGGCAGGGTGCGCTCAGCGTGACGAACCTCGCGATCGGCAAGCAGCCGCCGCTGGAGCGTCCGTCCGAGCAGCCGTGGCCGATGTTCCCGACCGTGTTCGAGGTCACGAGCGCCCATGAAGAGGGCGGCGAACGCCACTACCTCGCGTCCACCGTCGAGTTCCTCGCGAACGAGGCCGGCGAGGTCCGGGCGCTGCGCGTCGCCGAGACCGAGTACCTCGACGGCCGCCGTGTCCCGAAGGCCGGCAGCGAACGCGAGATCCCCGCGGACCTCGTCCTCGTCGCCATGGGCTTCACCGGTCCCGAGACCGACACGCTGGCGCCGCAGCTCGGACTGCCCGTGACGGTCTCCGGTGCCGTCGCCCGCCAGGCCGACTACACGACCAACGAGCCGGGCGTCTTCGTCGCGGGCGACGCCGGTCGTGGGCAGTCGCTCATCGTGTGGGCGATCGCCGAGGGCCGGGCCGCCGCCGCGAAGGTCGACGAGTACCTCGAGGGCTCGACGATCCTCCCGGCTCCGGTCAAGGCGACCGACCGGGCGATCTCGGTCTGA